One window from the genome of Thermococcus siculi encodes:
- the cmr3 gene encoding type III-B CRISPR module-associated protein Cmr3: MIRITPYDVLFFRESRDFSAGENHVAESIEPMPHTIAGALMGILFEKGRTDLINLEIKIKNPQEWAPGFSVLGAFFDLDSKTLFRIPMDVVEFNDEPALLEPHETSMGKDFLVAVRGDERTLHFGPTRGFLDANTLREYLEGTLTPGDLQRNTGGHRNIVKPEEIYERETRTGIGLEASKTTREGLLYRITTLRLKKGAGIDLYIEKNEEELRKAMGDSGVLKLGGESRFAGFEFLERDFPIEIKERVNIKGGKRFRLYLATPVVVKGNSVTEFFEEEVKGARVLRIFTDRPLPVTGWDMVKRMPKPIRWALPAGTVVWMEAKGNVNIPSKLGEMKELGYGLVLVGKLH, translated from the coding sequence ATGATAAGGATAACACCCTACGACGTTCTCTTCTTCAGGGAGAGCAGGGACTTTTCGGCCGGGGAGAATCACGTGGCAGAGAGCATAGAGCCGATGCCTCACACCATCGCCGGTGCTTTGATGGGTATTCTCTTTGAGAAAGGACGGACTGACCTTATTAATCTAGAGATCAAAATCAAAAATCCCCAAGAATGGGCACCTGGCTTTTCGGTGCTGGGAGCGTTCTTTGATTTAGATAGCAAGACACTCTTCAGAATCCCGATGGACGTCGTGGAGTTCAACGATGAGCCGGCGCTCCTGGAGCCCCATGAAACCTCAATGGGTAAGGACTTCCTGGTTGCGGTTAGAGGAGATGAAAGAACGCTCCACTTCGGCCCCACGAGGGGCTTTTTGGATGCGAACACTTTGAGGGAGTATCTCGAGGGGACTCTAACACCTGGGGACCTTCAGAGGAATACGGGGGGGCACAGGAACATCGTTAAGCCGGAAGAGATTTACGAGAGGGAAACCAGGACAGGGATTGGGCTTGAGGCCTCAAAAACAACGAGAGAGGGCCTGCTGTACCGCATAACCACCCTACGGCTGAAGAAAGGGGCGGGTATCGACCTCTACATCGAAAAGAACGAGGAAGAACTGAGAAAGGCCATGGGCGATTCAGGGGTGCTGAAACTTGGCGGTGAGTCCCGGTTTGCCGGTTTTGAGTTTTTGGAAAGGGACTTTCCAATTGAGATAAAAGAGAGAGTGAATATTAAGGGGGGAAAAAGGTTCAGGCTTTACCTTGCAACCCCCGTAGTGGTCAAAGGAAACAGCGTGACCGAGTTCTTCGAGGAAGAGGTGAAAGGAGCCAGGGTTCTCAGGATCTTCACGGACAGGCCCCTCCCTGTTACCGGCTGGGACATGGTGAAAAGGATGCCGAAACCCATCAGGTGGGCCCTTCCCGCTGGAACCGTTGTGTGGATGGAAGCCAAGGGGAACGTCAACATCCCGTCAAAGCTTGGCGAAATGAAGGAACTCGGATACGGGCTCGTCTTGGTGGGCAAGCTCCATTAA